The DNA sequence AGCGATCGCCGCTTGCGCATTTGGCAGCCCAACCTATTGAGCGAGGCGCAGATGATGAGCTTTATTGAAGCGATCGAAGCCCCCGTCTTGATGATTGAAGCCGAGCAGGGCTATGCGCCGCATTGGGCGTTTTTGCCGCCGCGTTACGCCGCGACGCGTGATATTCAAGTGCAGCGTTTGACGGGTGTGCATCATGTGCATATGGATGCGCCTTTGGCGGTAGCCGCCTGTTTACGGGAATTTTGGCGCAGCCGTCCGCTAGAAATGAATATGGATAATATATGAGGCTCTAGAGTCGAGTATTCTCGCAGCGGAGAAGCATTATTGGCGATGCCTGAATATGCGCATATTGAAGTGTTTCAGATTAATGCGATTAACCCCTCATAAGCCCCAAGGCTTTCTTTTCTTGAATTTACGGATACAGTCTTTAGAGCTTAAGCATCAGCGCCTGTGAATGCTTGCAGGCTTGCGCAAGATTTGCTACTGTCAGCAGTGTAGATGGTCTGCAAACTAGATGAAAGGAGTTTTCCATGCAATTTAATATCACAGGTAAACATTTAGACATTAGTGATGCGCTGCGCGAACAAGTGGAAGCCATGCTGACGCGTTTGGAGCAGGTGAACGAACATGTCACTAGCGCCCAAGTTACCTTGCAAGTGGAAAAGCACGAAAAACTTGCCGAAGCAACGCTTCACATTGCAGGCAGCAAAGATGTGCACGGCGATGCACGGCATGAAGATATGTATCAAGCCCTGAGCCTGTTAGAGGAAAAACTGGAGCGTCAGCTGCAAAAAATCAAAAACAAAGCCGACGCGCATTAATCAAACACAGGCATACGCTTAGGCGTATGCCTTTTATTTTTTCAGAGACATCATGAGTATTCCCCATCAAGCCATTACCCTGCTCGGTCATTCGGGCATCGGCAAAACCACGCTGAGCCATTTGCTGCAACAGGCGGGTTGGTACCATTATTCGGGCGATTACCGCATTGCCACGCGCTATTTAAACGAAGCAATTAGCGATTGGCTGGCGGCTATTGCCGCGACGGTGCCGATATTTGCCGCCTTATTGGCGCGCGATGCCTTGCAAATTGGCGGAAAAGTGCGGATTGAGCAATTGGCGGTCTTATCCGCCTATATCGGTAAAATCGGGCGGCAGGGATTGCCTTATCAGGAATTTTGCGCGCGCCAGCAAGCCTTTGCGGCGGCGGAAAAGCAGGCGATGTACGATATCGAGCGTTTTATGCCCTTGGCGCGCGCGCGTCATCAAGCCGCATGGTTTATCAATGATGCCGGCGGCAGTTTGGGCGAATACGCCGCCGACGGCGCTTTGATGAATTTTATTGCCGAGCGCACTTTGCTGGTCTATCTGGATGCGGATGAGGATTTGCAGCAAGAATTGGAAGCCCGTGCGGCAAAATATCCCAAACCGATTTGCTATCATCCTGATTTTCTGGCGCAGATGGTCGAGCAATACGGCGCTAAAACAGGTATCAGGCATGCCGATGATTTTGACAGCGACGACTTTTTGCGCTTTGTCGGTCCGCAATTACTGCGCCACCGCCGCGAGAATTATCGCGCTTTAGCGGCGCAATACGGTGTTTTACTGCCGGTCAAAGCCGTTTGGGCTTGTCGCAACGCCGATGAATTTTTGGCTTTATTAAGCCGCGCTTATCAAGAACAGAGAGGATAAGATGCCATTAGTCGCGCACCGCCCCTTAGAATCTTTGCAGCGCATTCAAAAAGAAGGGCAGGAAGTCTTAGACATCCGCCGCGCGCATAGTCAGGACATCCGCGAGCTGCACATCGGTTTGCTCAACATGATGCCCGACGGCGCTTTGCAGGCGACGGAGCGGCAATTTCTGCGCCTTATCGGCAACAGCAACCGCATCGCGCAATTCTATGTGCATATTTTTACCATTGAGGGCGTGCCGCGCAGTCCGGAAATGCAGGCATATATTGAAGAAAATTATGAAAAATTTTCTGATTTGGCGGAGCAGGGCTTAGATGCTTTGATTGTCACCGGTACCAATCCCGTCCATCAGCACTTAAGCGATGAACCCTATGTGGATGAAATTCGAAAAATTTTCCGCTGGGCGGATGATAATGTAACCTCCGTGGTCTGTTCCTGCCTTGCCTCGCATGCCGCCTTTGAGATTTTTTACGGCATCAAACGCCAACCCTTGGCGCAAAAACTCTTCGGCGTTTTCGAGCATCGGGTCTTAGACAAAAAACACCCGCTTTTATCCAATATCAATACCCGTTTCGATATGCCGCATTCGCGGCGCAACGATGTCAGCGCGGCGCAAATGCAAGCGCACGGCTTGAAAGTCTTGGTGGCGGGAAAAGAAAGCGGCGTTGCCTTAGCTACTTCGCCCGACGGTTTCCGCCAAATCTATCTACAGGGGCATCCCGAATACGATGTGCAAAGTTTATTGAAAGAATATCAACGTGATGCGGTGTTATATCAGGCGGGGAAATTGTCTTATCAACCCGCCTTGCCTGCGCATTATTTCAATGAACATGCGCAGGCATTGATTGACGCCTATTTGCGCGGCGACAGCGACTTCCCCGTCGAAGCATTGACGGAAGAAATCGACATCACATGGCGCGACACCGCCAAAGGCATTTTTGCCAATTGGCTAGGTCTGATTTATGAACTGACGCATTATGATCGCCGCCTGCAATTTATGGACGGCATAGACCCAAACGATCCTTTGGCCGGCAAACGCCATGACTAATCAGGGCAAAGCATGGCTGGCGCTCATTGCCGCCTTTGGCACATGGGGATTTTTTCCGCTCTTTGTGCGCCTGATGAGTGCCATGCGCGCGGAAGAACTGCTCTATGTACGCGTCATCTTTTCCCTATTGATACTGCTGATTATTTATCTCTACCAAGGGCGGATGGCAAGCCTGCTGCGTCCGCTATGCCAAACGCGCACCTGCCTGAGCCTATTGATTACCGCCGTACTCATCGCCCTGAATTGGCTGTTTTACATTGTGGCGGTCAATAAAAACCTGACCAGCCAAGCCAGCATGGGCTATTTCATCACGCCGCTGATTAACGTGGCATTAGGTATCTGTCTTTTCGGGGAAAAATTGGACAAATGGCGCGCCTTGGCGCTTGGCTGCGCCAGCATCGGTCTGCTCTATCAAATTCTCGTCTTCGGCGAATTTCCATGGCTGGCGCTCGCCATCGGCGGCAGCTTCGGCTGCTACGGCAGTCTGCGCAAAAAATTCCAATTGCCGGCGGTGGCAGGTTTATTTGCCGAAATGCTGATTCTCAGTCCCTTCGTGCTTGCGGCTTGGCTGTGGTTGGCGGCGCAGGGGCAGGCATTCGACTATGCCGCGCAGCCGAGTATGATTATCTACTGCCTTGGGGCAGGCGTGATTACGCTGGCGCCGCTCTTGCTCTATCTCTATGCCGTGGAGCATCTACCGCTCAATGCCGTTGCCATGGCACAATATAGCACGCCCAGCCTGCAATTCTTGCTGGCGATTTTTTATTTTCATGAACCGTTCGACTGGACAAAACTCATCACTTTCCTGTTCATCTGGACAGGCTTGGGTATCTACAGTCTGCGGCTAATCTATCATTATCGGAGAAACACAGTATGAGTAAAATCCTCGTTTTAAGCCTTGTTGCCCTATCATTAGCCGCCTGCAAAGCCCCCATCACGCCCGAAGCCATCGGTGAACACAATTTATCCAAAGGACGCTGCACGGACATTCCGCTCTGCGATACCCAAGGACAATGCCGGCAAGTCAATGACGAAAGCGTCAAATACGTCTGCGACATGATCGGCGGCAGCTTTGAACCGCGCGAGCTGAAAAAGCAGCGTTGGTTGTTCTAAGCATGGCGGTGCGCAAAATTAAAAAATACCCCAACCGCCGTCTATACGACACAGGCGCAAGCGCTTATATCAAAAGCAAAGACTTGCGCGCCTTCCTGCTCGCAGGTGAAAGACTCAGCGTCATAGACGTGCAAACAGGGCGCGATATTACCCGCTCCGTGCTATTCAGCATGCTGGCGGAAGAAGCGGCGGACGAACAGGCTGCGCCCATCTTCAGCGAAGCCATGCTCAGCGAAGCCCTGCGCTTTGATGATGAACTGCTGGCGGGACTTGCCGCACAATATTTGGAAAAAAGCCTGAAACTCTTTATTCAACACCGCGACCTATTTCAAGCGCAAATGCAGAATTTTGACCTTGAAGACCCGCTCTCGACCATTGAAAAACTCGCCGTCGCGCAAGATGCTCTGCTGCAGGAAAGCGCGGCGAAAATAGCAGCGTCTTAGCGGATTGAGAGAAAGAAAAATACCTTTATCAGCAATCAACAAAATGAAAGCAAGTGCCTTAGCTGTAAATATATAGCTTCTTCAGATTAAAATGAGACAATAAAAATTTTCAACATATTGAAAAATATTTCAATATGTTGTTTTAAGGCGTATCATTTTAATCTGAAGAGACTATAGATAAGTTAGGGTGCTATTTAAAAATTATTTATTTCAAAAGGATAGAGATATGACCGAACCGAACCGAACCGAACCGAACCGAACCGAACCGAACCGAACCGAACCGAACCGAACCGAACCGAACCGAACCGAACCGAACCGAACCGAACCGAACCGAACCGAACCGAACCGAACCGAACCGAACCGAACCGAACCGAACCGAACCGAACCGAACCGAACCGAACCGAAATTATACATGGTTTGCAAAATGATTTAACTCAAAATAATATCCTAAAACTCAAGGCACTTTTCCCTGAAATATTCTGCGAAAACCAGATTGATTTTGAAAAACTCAAACTCATTTTGGGTACGGAAAACCTTTGCGACAGCAACGAACGCTATCAACTCAACTGGGCAGGCAAAACCGCCGCATACCGTGCTTTGCAAACGCCCACCTTCAACACCCTGATTCCCTGCCAAGCCGAAAGCGTGGATTTTGATGCCACGCAAAACGTGTTTATTGAAGCGGAAAACATGGAAGCCTTGAAAATCCTGCAAAAAGCCTACGCAGGCAGCGTCAAAATGATTTACATTGACCCGCCCTACAACACAGGCAAAGACAGCTTTATTTATCCCGACAAATTTTCAGAAACCCGCGATGACTACGCCAAACGCGTGGGCGACAAAGACACAGAAGGCTACCTGAAACGCGATGGGGTGTTTCAAGGCGCATTCCGATTAAACAGCAAAGACAGTGGGCATTATCACAGCAACTGGCTGAATATGATGTTGCCACGCCTGCATTTGGCGAAAACGCTGTTGCGCGAAGACGGCGTGATTTTTATCAGCATTGATGACAATGAACAGGCGCAATTGAAATTGCTGTGTGATGAAGTGTTTGGTGCGGAGAATTTTTTAGTGGAATTTATCCGCAAGACAAAAAGCGTTACTAATGTTGAAAAAACAGGAATTAACATTCAACATGAATATTTAATCTGTTATGCAAAAAATAAAGAATTTGCTTATTTGAAAGGTGAGGAAAAAGATTTTTCAAATTATCAAAATCCAGATAATGACCCAAATGGTGAATGGATTTCTGATAACCCAACTGCCCCAAGAGATGGCGACCGTTATCCGATTGTTAATCCATTTACAGGTAGGGAGGATATTCCACCAAAGGGACGCGCTTGGTTTTTTTCAAAAGAAAATTTTGAATTATGGGTTAAAACAGGAAAAATTAAATTTAAAAAAACACATTCAGAAAAAGAACGTGGTTTTATTTTGAAACGTTACAAAAATGAAATTAAAAACGCTGATGCAATGTTAGATAGTTTGTTAGTCGATAATTCATATTTAAATCAAGCTGCAACTAAGGAGCAAGTAAAGCTGTTTGAAGAAAAAGTATTTGAAAGCCCTAAGTCTGTTGCCTTATTAAACAAAATTGTGCTTTGTGCAACAAATCCAAACGACCTAATCCTAGACTTCTTTTCAGGCTCTGGCACAACTGCCCACGCGGTTATGCAACTCAATGCCGAAGACGGTGGCAATCGCCGCTACATTTGCGTGCAGTTGCCCGAAGAAACAGACGAAAAATCCGAAGCCCACAAAG is a window from the Suttonella indologenes genome containing:
- the hpf gene encoding ribosome hibernation-promoting factor, HPF/YfiA family yields the protein MQFNITGKHLDISDALREQVEAMLTRLEQVNEHVTSAQVTLQVEKHEKLAEATLHIAGSKDVHGDARHEDMYQALSLLEEKLERQLQKIKNKADAH
- the metA gene encoding homoserine O-succinyltransferase MetA; this encodes MPLVAHRPLESLQRIQKEGQEVLDIRRAHSQDIRELHIGLLNMMPDGALQATERQFLRLIGNSNRIAQFYVHIFTIEGVPRSPEMQAYIEENYEKFSDLAEQGLDALIVTGTNPVHQHLSDEPYVDEIRKIFRWADDNVTSVVCSCLASHAAFEIFYGIKRQPLAQKLFGVFEHRVLDKKHPLLSNINTRFDMPHSRRNDVSAAQMQAHGLKVLVAGKESGVALATSPDGFRQIYLQGHPEYDVQSLLKEYQRDAVLYQAGKLSYQPALPAHYFNEHAQALIDAYLRGDSDFPVEALTEEIDITWRDTAKGIFANWLGLIYELTHYDRRLQFMDGIDPNDPLAGKRHD
- the rarD gene encoding EamA family transporter RarD — encoded protein: MTNQGKAWLALIAAFGTWGFFPLFVRLMSAMRAEELLYVRVIFSLLILLIIYLYQGRMASLLRPLCQTRTCLSLLITAVLIALNWLFYIVAVNKNLTSQASMGYFITPLINVALGICLFGEKLDKWRALALGCASIGLLYQILVFGEFPWLALAIGGSFGCYGSLRKKFQLPAVAGLFAEMLILSPFVLAAWLWLAAQGQAFDYAAQPSMIIYCLGAGVITLAPLLLYLYAVEHLPLNAVAMAQYSTPSLQFLLAIFYFHEPFDWTKLITFLFIWTGLGIYSLRLIYHYRRNTV
- a CDS encoding polyhydroxyalkanoate synthesis regulator DNA-binding domain-containing protein; amino-acid sequence: MAVRKIKKYPNRRLYDTGASAYIKSKDLRAFLLAGERLSVIDVQTGRDITRSVLFSMLAEEAADEQAAPIFSEAMLSEALRFDDELLAGLAAQYLEKSLKLFIQHRDLFQAQMQNFDLEDPLSTIEKLAVAQDALLQESAAKIAAS
- a CDS encoding site-specific DNA-methyltransferase, which gives rise to MHGLQNDLTQNNILKLKALFPEIFCENQIDFEKLKLILGTENLCDSNERYQLNWAGKTAAYRALQTPTFNTLIPCQAESVDFDATQNVFIEAENMEALKILQKAYAGSVKMIYIDPPYNTGKDSFIYPDKFSETRDDYAKRVGDKDTEGYLKRDGVFQGAFRLNSKDSGHYHSNWLNMMLPRLHLAKTLLREDGVIFISIDDNEQAQLKLLCDEVFGAENFLVEFIRKTKSVTNVEKTGINIQHEYLICYAKNKEFAYLKGEEKDFSNYQNPDNDPNGEWISDNPTAPRDGDRYPIVNPFTGREDIPPKGRAWFFSKENFELWVKTGKIKFKKTHSEKERGFILKRYKNEIKNADAMLDSLLVDNSYLNQAATKEQVKLFEEKVFESPKSVALLNKIVLCATNPNDLILDFFSGSGTTAHAVMQLNAEDGGNRRYICVQLPEETDEKSEAHKAGYATIAEIAKERIRRAGKHISGSLKENQNVDTGFKVFKLAQSAFKQWRQPEKSDAESLGEQLALFQNVVDENASVENLAYELALRLGFQLTDEFDFSGSVVWLNNQAGTRKTALFLQTFSDELLHACLQQSPQKIFALDRVFQGNDALKTNAFLQCQDAGVQFETL